A genomic window from Triticum urartu cultivar G1812 chromosome 7, Tu2.1, whole genome shotgun sequence includes:
- the LOC125520778 gene encoding peroxidase 47-like has product MGAVKNLVKLLILVEVAVALAGPGVAALSMNYYGMNCPFAEYIVRSVVSDAVMGDPTLAAGLLRLHFHDCFVQGCDASVLLDAAPGSKAEKDALANKSLRGFEVIDKIKDTLEAQCPGVVTCADILALAARDAVLMVGGPYYDVPQGRRDGRRSVDTDTLTALPSPFLNASALITLFGTHGFNVQDMVALSGGHTLGVAHCPSFTPRLKFEASTLDAGFASSLAATCNKGGDSASATFDRTSTAFDGVYFKELQQRRGLLSSDQTLYESPETQRLVNMFAMNQGYFFYAFTQGMGKMGQIDLKEGDRGEVRKSCRVVNKPSW; this is encoded by the exons ATGGGTGCTGTCAAGAACCTTGTGAAGCTCTTGATCCTCGTCGAGGTGGCCGTGGCCCTGGCGGGGCCCGGCGTCGCCGCGCTCAGCATGAACTACTACGGCATGAACTGCCCGTTCGCCGAGTACATCGTCCGGAGCGTCGTGAGTGACGCCGTCATGGGCGATCCCACCCTCGCCGCCGGCCTCCTTCGGCTCCACTTCCATGACTGCTTCGTACAG GGATGCGACGCGTCCGTGCTTCTGGACGCGGCGCCGGGCAGCAAGGCGGAGAAGGACGCGCTGGCGAACAAGAGCCTGCGCGGGTTCGAGGTGATCGACAAGATCAAGGACACCCTCGAGGCTCAGTGCCCCGGCGTCGTCACCTGCGCCGACATCCTCGCGCTGGCGGCCAGGGACGCCGTGCTCATGGTCGGGGGCCCCTACTACGACGTGCCCCAGGGCCGGCGCGACGGGAGACGCTCCGTCGACACCGACACGCTGACCGCGCTCCCGTCGCCGTTCCTCAACGCCTCGGCGCTCATCACCCTCTTCGGCACCCACGGCTTCAACGTGCAGGACATGGTGGCGCTCTCCGGCGGGCACACTCTGGGCGTGGCGCACTGCCCGTCGTTCACGCCCCGCCTCAAGTTCGAGGCGTCCACGCTGGACGCCGGGTTCGCGTCGTCGCTGGCGGCCACGTGCAACAAGGGCGGGGACTCGGCGTCGGCGACGTTCGACCGGACGAGCACGGCGTTCGACGGCGTCTACTTCAAGGAGTTGCAGCAGCGGAGGGGCCTGCTGAGCTCGGACCAGACGCTGTACGAGTCGCCGGAGACGCAGCGGCTGGTGAACATGTTCGCCATGAACCAGGGCTACTTCTTCTACGCGTTCACGCAGGGGATGGGCAAGATGGGGCAGATCGACCTCAAGGAGGGTGACCGCGGCGAGGTCAGGAAATCCTGCAGGGTCGTCAACAAACCCAGCTGGTAA